The genomic interval CCTAACTCTGAAGGCAACGTTCTCAACTGTCCTGAGGGAGAGGTCACCCAAAACTCCTGCGAAGGCCTGTGGAGTGTGCAGAAGAACATAATAAGTTAATGCCCACAGACTGGATTATGAACGCAGCAGGGACCCAGAGGCTGTTACACGTTTCAGCCGGCACTCTGACTCAGGAGACACGACAGACTTCAGTCTAGGTATGACTGTACGTACTTGGCATTATAGAAGGACACAGAGCAGcatctccacctcctcctgggcCCAGGAGTTACCCCAGCATGCAGCTTCTTTTGCTCCCTCATCCACATGGGGTGCATCAAGAGCCAAGGTGTGTGCAGGTCCCCTTGAGACCTGTGAGTTCCTACCAGTTTTTTACATGGATCAAGACTTAGAGACCCAAGGCCTATGCACCAACTCATAGCTCCCAACCCAGGTGCAACAGCACACAGCAAACACGGCAGGTACAACATTCCACCTGGATCTTAACTCTTCCCCAAAGCGAGTGCTGGGAGAAGATCAATTGCAAGGTTATTCCAGCCCAGGTCTAATGTGAACACTTTATTTCCAAATACCAAATAAAAGTGTCACAGCATCTTATAAAACAACTATTTctgatatactttttaaagtgtgCCTAGGTAgatgcttattattttttaaatccagctTTCCTTTAatgactataaaatattgatcatCCATAAATTTATATAAGCATTCTTTGAATTCATAATAGTGTTGGCTTTACCTCAAGACACTTTCACTGAAAGTCTGATGTGAACAACATGatgctgggggacttccctggtggcgcagtggttaagactctgcactcccaatgcagggggcacgggtttgatccctggtcagggaactagataccacatgcattctgcaactaagagtttgcatgccacaactaaggagtcagcaagccacaacaaaggagcccgccagctgcaactaaggagcccgcatgctATAACtgagacctggcgcaaccaaataaataaataaataaaatattttttaaaaataagaaaacaaacaaaaaaaacatgatgCTGGCACCAGGAATACAGATGATTTAGGAGAAGGGCTCTGCTCTTAAAGAGTCCAAGTCGGGGCTTctctgatggcgcagtggttaagaatccgcctgccaatgcagggtacacgggttcgagccctggtctaggaggatcccacatgctgaggagcaactaagcccatgcgccacaactagtgagcctgtgctctagagcccacaagccacaactaccgagcctgcgctctagagcccgtgagccacaaccgctgaagcctgcgcgcctagagcccgtgctccacaacaagagaagccacgacaatgagaggcccgcacactgcagcaAGGAGTAggccccacttgctgcaactagagaaagcccgcacgcagcaacgaagacccaacgcagccaaaaataaataaataaaaattaattaattaatttaaaaaaaataaagaatccaaGTCTCTAATGCTTTTTCCTGggccaccaagcaattctctgacatctagctgggtgtcctacagttcaactcAATTTTGACACAGTCTACCTGGGGACAGTGTCAGATCCTACAGGGTAagagctcagtcccacaagactgcctgCCCTACCTGCAACCCCCATGCCAGATGCCAAtggcaagtccaggttgttacctgtacttctgacctaCAGGCTATACATCGGAGGTTCCCTCCTTGGGTTGGATTAacttgattaatttgctagagcagctcacaggactcagagaaacattttactaacTAGATTACCAGTTGACTGTACAGGGATACAGCTCAGGAGGAGATATACAAGGCAAGGTACAGGGAAAGGGCGCACAGCATCCAGCAGCTCCACAGGCTCGCCAGccaggaagctctccaaaccccgtcctttgggtttttatggaggcttcactgcaaaggcatgattgattaaatcattggtcacTGGTCACTGATTCATCCCCTCCCCAGAAGTCAGTGCGGTGGGGAgactgaaaattccaaccctctaatcaaaAGTTGATTCCACTGGTTGCTTTCCAAAGTCACCACATCAACATATACTCAGGTCTGGCTGAAAGGGGTGTGCTATGAATATCAAGACACCTTTATGGCTCTTATTACTTGGAAAATTCCAAAGATTTTAGGAGTTCTGCCAGAAActgggatgaagaccaaatatgtatttcttattataaatcacaataccGCAAAGTCTctcagcaaagaaaagaaatatacccCCTAGGAGAATTTGTACAACAGGTGGATATATGTTAAGTGCTGGTTGAGTTAAGAATTAGAGAAGAAAGGGACTTGAGGATTGGGGGCAGTCAAGGAAGGGTTAGAGAAGGTGAGAACAGCTTATTATTGACAGTAACTGCCATTTTTGATCCCTCACTACATGAGCCAGTTCACTACAAGGAACTTCACATACATCATCTTACTTTACCCTCTAAATAGCACAATGAGTGGCCACTGCAACTATCCCTGATTTCATAGGGAAAAATGTGTACTTTGTGATGTTGAGTAATTTCCCCAAGTGGTAAAGCCTAGATTCAAATTCAGATCAGTCTGACTCAAAAGGCAATGACATTAAGCGCTAGACTAAAAGATACCACCTGGAAGGAACACCTAAGATATTCTAGCCTTGAAAAACAGTAGGTGTAACCAAATTTCACAGTAATGAACATAGTGTGTTCTCAGATGACAACTCAACCactgcaaaaacaacagaatccacATCAGCAACAAGAGCctctttactgagcacctactatatgccaagcacttttCATTCAAGCTTCATAACAGACCTGTGAGGTAGCTTCATCCACTCACAGGTGACAAGACTGACACTCAAAGGAGTTCAACAACATCCCCAAAGTCACATAGTTAGAAAGTAGCAAAAGTAGAACTCACATCCAGGCTTATCTGATTCCCAAGTCTGGGTTCTCGATTGCTGTGAAATACTGTCTTCCAGCAGACTACTTTGGCTGAAGCAGAGGAACTGCACCAGGCGGAAGAAGGAGTCAAGGTAAAAAGACAGAGTGTTCCAGACAGTGGCCTGAATGTTTAAATTTCATCCAGTATCCCTTCTCTTGGCAACAGTTAGCTAGCAGGAACCTCAGTCTGCTCAGGCACACAGATCTATGCTGGGTACCGGGAAAGGCTTGAACAGGGTAGATGGCCAGTACAAAAACAGGTACTTGAGGAAAGGCAACATGGCCAGGAAACCAACTGGAAGTGTATTCCAATGGAACAGACATGAAGAATCAAAACTGTAGACAAAGGATCCCTCAAAACTGGAATTAGAGAAAAACAGGTGATAAAaacattacaaagaaaaaaacctggtAATACTTGATAACTGGATGGGTAAAAAAGAGACAAGCATAAGTCTATGTTTACAAACTGGCTACTaacagaaatgtgaaaaacacaaagagaatgATAAGAATGAGTTTTGACATGCTGAAATCCAGGGACAGTGGGACATCTAAGTGGCAACAAAAAGCTGAACAGGACAGCACAAAGGAGAGGGCCCTGTGATATGCCGGCACAAACCTGCCTCTGGAGGACAACAGGTTGGTTAACTCCACAACTGCAGGGACCAGGTCCACCCTGTTCCCCGCTGCATCCCCCATCACTCCTCCCACAGATGAGCACTCATGAAATATCTTCTGAATAAAGTATTACGATCCAACCCAAATTTCTCCACCCTGTCGTCAAGGATATCAAGACTCTGCAAAATGCCTTGATGAAATTCATACCCACTCTCTTTACTATATTCTTGCAGGTGCCATGCAACCCtactgaagaaagaaaggaggtcaATTTAATGGGAATGACTTCAATAAACCAATCCTAACCCTCCCAAAAGTACTGATCATGAACAACCTAGAGGGATGTTACACATGTCATGTGCAAAGATTCTGTCCTTGACACTGCCCCATTCagtcactttaaaatgttttggttGAGGACTACAAAGTCTTCATtatgatcatttatttatttgagttatgTATCAGGCACCCACACATAGGTATGAATTCCTAAAGAGCTTCCAGaaagatcaaaaataaaaaatcagctCTGACAAAGTTATGACTGCAAAGAGCCTGTTATATTCTATAGAATTTCAGAAGTGATTGACAGCATAGGTGAGTTTGATTTTGGACTGTCCAGTATCCATTGCCCTGTTCTGGAAAGAGTACTTCTTTTTCCTGTGGTGAATCACTCCCAGCCCACTCTCAGCTCAGTGGTTTGGGTAGGGCCGCACAGGTGGTCACAGGACCATGTCCAGTCAGTCAATACATCCTTTCTCCCTGGTTACAGTGAGTGGCTCAGGGATGGACAAGTAAGACCCAGGCCTAGGTCACTAAGCCTCGTCCATGTCCTTGGCCACAGTGATTGATTTCAGGATGGCCACTTGACCCAATTCGGGTCAGTAAGAGTTAAGACCAGGACTTTACTGGGACCGTTAGAAAACAGACTTGCTCTTTTCTGCTGGGACTGCTAGCAGTAAGGATGCTGTGGAACCTGTGACTACCACGGCCACCTGTGGCACCAAGAAATGAAGCCAATATAGATGAAAGTGGAGTCAAAAGGCAGAGATAGAGTAGATCCTAATGACTCTGATCTGGCCATATCTAAAGCTAGCCCTTCTGTGGATTCTTCAGTCTCTGGGCCAATAAAATCCTATTTTTGCTTAAGCCACGTTGAATTAGATTATGTCCTTTCAGTGGAAAGATTCCTGGCTAATCTAATTGCCCAAGCAGCCCTCACTTTGAGAACAAATTCAGTAGAGGCAGCCCCTCCACTTCTTTTACCCTTCTGTTATTTTGCTATATACGTAATACAAAAAATAGTCCGTGTGAAATTTTTGCTTAGGAACTTATAATTGCAACTGAGGACACCAGAGCTCACTTTTCTCTAACCTGCCATAACGTGAGCGAACCAGAAAGATAAGCAGGCTACATAAACTATACTGGGGACAATCTGAGCTCTAGTCAGCTTGTCCCAAACACTGCGAAGCTAGATTTATGCTGTAGCACTGAAGATGCCACATTCTAAACTGCTGATGTGAGTAAAAATACACGGTACAGAATGTGATGCTGGGAGATAACAAACAGCAGAGACTGTGAATCGAACATTCTATAAACAACAGCAAAGAGCATTACCTCCCAGGCTGCAATTGCAAGAAACTACAGGTATAATTCCCTAACCCTTTGCAATGCCAACTGCAAGCATCTGCAAAGAAAAACACATGGGGAGAAAAAGCAACTTGTCCCACAAATACAGCATGAATAAATGgtatggaggagaaaaaaaatgaacaagcagTTTTGTGAGTGAACTTGTTTCTATTCAGGGCCAAGCCCTGAACTTctatattattaatattcttttcatttgaCTTATATTTGATATATACGATAGGTTGGGATAGTCATTCTACTTACGTATGTTTTCTGTCTACCCTGCTAGAGTGTGAGCAGCTTGAAGTCCAGGACCTTATCTTTCCAGAGCTAATACAGTGTCTGATACAAAGCAGATGTTCAGAAAATGTTTGTTGGAAAttatcaaaatgttaaacactCAGGTAGCATTGAGTTGACTGCATAATGAATAATCCTGCCTTTCTTAAAATCAATAAcagttaccatttactgaatagcTCCTATGTGCCAAATGATGTGCTAAAACCTATATATAAATGATTTAGCTCATTTGTTTGAACTGAGTTTATCCTAACCAGGAAGTACAGCTAAATTAAGAGGAAAGATCATGCTTCTTCCTTATTCTTCCCCACTATCATacttaaacagaaataaaactaatGCATGAAGGTTCAGGGTGACACATTTTAGCTCAACCAAAGGAATATATTCTACAAGGAGCAGAGCTGTTCTACAAAGACAATGGGCTGCCTCTGGAGAAACTGGTTACTGGAGGATACCAAGTAGCATTTCAATTAGCCGGGACATCACAGAGTGATGCAAGCAAGGAAGGAGCTGTTAATATGGTCAACCAGAATTAGGAAAGTGCCCTGGGCTCCACCCATAAGCCTGTGAGTCTGGAGAAGTAGTTGATGAAGTGTGAGCAATGCCAGACCCTACAATTCCTATCTTTCCTTATCTATAAGCCTGGGCTATCTCCCAAGATACACTACATTCCCTTACGTTTCATTGtcttaaaatgtttcataatgTTGGCATTCATCTGGTCTAGGAGGTAGATCTGAGTGTACTTTTGGTGCCTAAACATCTAGCAAAGCACAGGACTgtataatataggagaaaaagtAGCAAAGTAAATAATCCCCCTACTACCATGAGACCTTGACTCTGTCCCTTCCCATGCTGTCGTATTGATTTTATAGGTTATGTTGTAACaatgaaaaggaacagaaattgAGAGAAGATTGGATAAAGCTTCACTGGGATTTCTTTGAAACTATTTAAGTCTTAATCAAAAATACATATCTCTAAGACAGGTTTGAGGTATCGTAGTACAAAATAGCACCCTTAGCTTGTTTTGCTTCAAGCTCTTTGACTGCTTGATAATGATTAAATCTCCCAAGTGGCTGTTGGCCAGGGAATAGCACATATAAAGGTCCAGCAGTAGAAAAAGCAAAATGGGGTTGgcctaattcgaaaagatacatacactccAGTGTTCACAGAAGCTATCTGCAATAGCCAAGACgtagaaacaacccaagggcccatcaacaggtgattggtttaagaagatgtggtgtatgtgtgtgtacacacacacacacacacacacacacacacacacacaatggaatactacttggccataaaaaagaatgaaacattgctatttgtggcaacatggatggatataatatcaaatattatatgatgtcacttgtatgtggaatctaaaaaaataatacaaatgaatctatatacaaagcagaaacagactcacagacatagaaaacaaacttatggttaccaaggcggataaattaggagtatgggattaacagacacaaattacaatgtataaaatagataagcaacgaggatttactgtacagcacagggaactatatttaatatcttataataacctataatggaaaatatacatatatatatgactgaatcattttgctatacacctgaaactagcacaatattgccaatcaactatatttcaattttttaaaaatggggttgGGAAACTGGGAGAGATTCAGAGTGGTTGAAACTCAGACTATAAAGTGAGGGAGTAGAAAGatgtgaaaatggaaagaatagcAAGGCCAAATCAGGAAGACCCTTGTTAAGGAATGTTTGATTCAAACTAAGGGCAGCAGAAAGTCACTGAAAGACTTTAAACAGGGGAGAGAAATGGTCAGCTTTGCATTTCAGAAATCTTGTTTCAATTACTACATAGATAATAGattgagagggaggagaggaagaagagttaGGAGGCTGTTATAATAACCCAAGCAAGGGAAGATGGTGGCTTAGACTTCAGTGGTAGCAGTGGGATTAGAGAGGAGTGGACAGGTTCAATAAATAACTCAGTAAGTAAAATCACCAGGACTCGGCAATGGGCACACATGGAAcatgagggaaagagaagagtcaaggatgaTCTTGAGATTTCTGGCATGGTGAACTGGGTGGTGATGGTACTATACACTAAGAGAAACACAGGATAGTGGGCATGAGGGAATATGATTCAGTTTGGAACATGTTGTGTTGGAGATGACCATGTGACACCCAAGTAGTTGACAGGTCTGAGCTGGAGATATAAATGCTTATAGCATTAATAATAAGGTACTCATTACCATACAGACCATAACTGAAACCATGggaaatgcaatattattcagggAAAATGTATAATCCAACCCACAAGGTCAGGGCAGGAGTCTGTGAAAAGGCAACAATACCTTAATACCTCACTATTACAGTTGACACTTCACAGCTTACAGAGGGCATCGCACCCTAAACTAGGTTAGGTCGGTGTCTTGGAATATAAGTGAAATACAAATTCATCCCTGTAGGAAAAGTGACCCCCACTGACCCAACCATAACAAGCGGATCAAAGGTCTAACAACCCATCACAGACTGAGAGCATCCTAAGGTGTGGATTCTAATACCATAACACTCACCTGTGGACAAGGCCTCCTCCCGAACCTCGACTTCACTGGGCTGATGAATATTCCAGGATGTTTTGGGAAGTGAAGAGATTTCCTCAGGCGATGCTAATTTCACCATATCCATGTGATTGCTCTGGAACTGGTACCGTGGGATAAAGCAGGTTTTGCCTTGTTGGAAAATGTCCTTGATGATCTCTTCTGTCTCAATTTCATCTTGCATGCTCAGAAAGATGGAGATTCTTTTGGACTTTTGATACTGACTATGGGTAAACACCTAAATGGGAAATGAT from Physeter macrocephalus isolate SW-GA chromosome 11, ASM283717v5, whole genome shotgun sequence carries:
- the MTHFS gene encoding 5-formyltetrahydrofolate cyclo-ligase isoform X14, which encodes MAVAAVSSTKQSLRAELKRRLRALSAEERLRQSRLLAQKVFTHSQYQKSKRISIFLSMQDEIETEEIIKDIFQQGKTCFIPRYQFQSNHMDMVKLASPEEISSLPKTSWNIHQPSEVEVREEALSTGSLLSSTTSEPVEMRVCQLLDASCCTVLLHFSRHDCIYEVQ
- the MTHFS gene encoding 5-formyltetrahydrofolate cyclo-ligase isoform X13, whose protein sequence is MAVAAVSSTKQSLRAELKRRLRALSAEERLRQSRLLAQKVFTHSQYQKSKRISIFLSMQDEIETEEIIKDIFQQGKTCFIPRYQFQSNHMDMVKLASPEEISSLPKTSWNIHQPSEVEVREEALSTGSLLSSTTSEPVEMRVCQGSLGPKAEQLITSPRREVCVCSVIHTLS